The Streptomyces sp. Je 1-332 genome has a window encoding:
- the paaN gene encoding phenylacetic acid degradation protein PaaN, which translates to MAAELTAHQLIATHRPTLDQALETIRTRAYWSPHPEHPKAYGENGSLSLPEGKAAFDALLGSRFDLDQPGTDDWTGAEVSPYGPELGITYPHPDIDTLLPAMRAGMRAWRDAGAEVRAMVCLEILSRVSARTHELAHAVMHTSGQAFMMAFQAGGPHAQDRGLEAVAYAYVEQSRTPDNAEWSKPQGKRDPIGLNKRFTPVARGIALLIGCNTFPTWNGYPGLFASLATGNPVLVKPHPRAVLPLALTVRIAREALADAGFDPNLVCLAAERPDEGIAKTLAVRPEIKIIDYTGSTAFGDWLEANARQAQVYTEKAGVNTVVVDSTDNYKGMLANLAFSLSLYSGQMCTTPQNLLIPRAGITTDAGAKTYDDVVSDLAASVNGLLGDDARANGILGALVNPDVKARLEAAAGLGEVALPSREINNAEFPDAVVRTPVIVKLDGAKPDAEAVYLNECFGPVSFAVAVDSASDAVELLRRTVRDKGAMTVGAYTTSEEVSGAVEETCLEECAQLSLNLTGGVYVNQTAAFSDFHGSGGNPAANAALCDGAFVANRFRVVEVRRDA; encoded by the coding sequence ATGGCCGCCGAACTCACCGCGCACCAGCTGATCGCCACGCACCGGCCCACACTCGACCAGGCGCTGGAGACGATCCGCACGCGCGCGTACTGGTCGCCGCACCCCGAGCACCCCAAGGCCTATGGAGAGAACGGCAGCCTGAGCCTGCCCGAGGGCAAGGCCGCCTTCGACGCGCTCCTGGGCAGCCGATTCGACCTCGACCAGCCGGGCACGGACGACTGGACCGGCGCGGAAGTCTCGCCGTACGGCCCCGAGTTGGGCATCACCTATCCCCACCCGGACATCGACACACTGCTGCCTGCGATGCGTGCCGGGATGCGCGCCTGGCGCGACGCGGGCGCGGAAGTGCGCGCGATGGTGTGCCTGGAGATCCTGTCGCGCGTCAGCGCGCGCACGCACGAGCTGGCGCACGCGGTCATGCACACCAGCGGCCAGGCCTTCATGATGGCCTTCCAGGCGGGCGGACCCCACGCCCAGGACCGCGGCCTCGAAGCGGTGGCGTACGCGTACGTCGAGCAGTCCCGCACCCCCGACAACGCCGAGTGGTCCAAGCCCCAGGGCAAGCGCGACCCGATCGGCCTGAACAAGCGTTTCACGCCCGTGGCCCGCGGCATCGCGCTCCTGATCGGCTGCAACACCTTCCCGACGTGGAACGGCTACCCCGGCCTGTTCGCCTCCCTGGCCACCGGCAACCCGGTCCTGGTCAAGCCCCACCCACGCGCGGTGCTCCCGCTCGCGCTGACCGTGCGCATCGCGCGCGAGGCCCTCGCCGACGCGGGCTTCGACCCGAACCTGGTGTGCCTGGCCGCCGAGCGACCGGACGAAGGAATCGCCAAGACCCTCGCCGTGCGCCCCGAGATCAAGATCATCGACTACACGGGTTCGACCGCCTTCGGTGACTGGCTGGAGGCCAACGCCCGCCAGGCGCAGGTCTACACGGAAAAGGCCGGTGTGAACACGGTCGTCGTCGACTCGACGGACAACTACAAGGGAATGCTGGCCAACCTCGCCTTCTCCTTGTCGCTGTACAGCGGCCAGATGTGCACGACCCCGCAGAACCTCCTGATTCCCCGGGCCGGCATCACGACGGACGCCGGAGCGAAGACGTACGACGACGTGGTGTCCGACCTCGCCGCGTCGGTGAACGGCCTGCTCGGCGACGACGCCAGGGCGAACGGCATCCTCGGCGCCCTGGTCAACCCGGACGTGAAGGCCCGCCTGGAGGCGGCGGCCGGTCTCGGTGAAGTGGCCCTCCCCTCACGGGAGATCAACAACGCGGAGTTCCCGGACGCCGTGGTCCGCACCCCCGTCATCGTCAAGCTGGACGGCGCGAAGCCGGACGCCGAGGCGGTCTATCTGAACGAGTGCTTCGGCCCCGTCTCGTTCGCCGTCGCGGTCGACTCGGCGTCGGACGCCGTGGAGCTGCTGCGCCGCACGGTGCGCGACAAGGGCGCCATGACGGTCGGCGCGTACACGACGTCGGAGGAGGTGTCCGGCGCCGTGGAGGAGACCTGCCTGGAGGAGTGCGCCCAGCTCTCCTTGAACCTCACGGGCGGCGTCTATGTGAACCAGACGGCGGCCTTCTCGGACTTCCACGGCTCGGGCGGCAACCCCGCAGCGAACGCCGCCCTGTGCGACGGCGCCTTCGTGGCCAACCGCTTCCGCGTGGTGGAGGTGCGCAGGGACGCCTGA
- a CDS encoding acyl-CoA dehydrogenase family protein, translated as MDFTFTEEQQAAVEAAKALFASVAPDGVPSPALVPGAVAEDFDRALWTKLAGADLLSLLLDPEYGGAGLDVIALCLILRESAKKLARVPLLESSAAAYAVQTYGSAELKQRLLPGAARGDLVLTIASNGRSGHDPAELAVTARQDGEDWLLDGTQTAVPWAQNADLIVVPAHTSAGRTVLALIPRAHEGPTLAEQVSTSGEHLGELGLESVRIGDADVIQAEGAWDWLRDLLTTGTCALALGLGEGVLSMTSEYTGKREQFGFPVATFQAVAVQAADRYIDLRAMEVTLWQAAWRISTGASGALPATGDVAVAKIWASDGVRRVVQTAQHLHGGFGSDTDYPLHRYHAWAKQLELSLGPAAAHEEALGELLAAHPLG; from the coding sequence GTGGACTTCACCTTCACCGAGGAACAGCAGGCAGCCGTCGAGGCGGCGAAGGCACTCTTCGCCTCCGTCGCGCCCGACGGCGTGCCGAGCCCCGCCCTCGTACCGGGCGCCGTCGCCGAGGACTTCGACCGCGCGCTGTGGACCAAGCTCGCCGGAGCGGACCTGCTGAGCCTGCTCCTCGACCCCGAGTACGGCGGCGCGGGCCTGGACGTCATCGCCCTCTGCCTGATCCTGCGCGAGTCCGCGAAGAAGCTCGCGCGGGTCCCACTCCTGGAAAGCAGCGCCGCCGCCTATGCCGTACAGACATACGGCAGCGCGGAGTTGAAGCAGCGTCTCCTGCCGGGAGCCGCCCGCGGGGACCTCGTCCTGACCATCGCGTCGAACGGCCGCAGCGGACACGACCCCGCCGAACTCGCCGTCACCGCACGGCAGGACGGCGAGGACTGGCTGCTCGACGGCACCCAGACAGCCGTGCCCTGGGCACAGAACGCCGACCTCATCGTGGTGCCCGCCCACACATCGGCCGGCCGGACCGTCCTCGCACTGATCCCCCGCGCGCACGAAGGCCCCACCCTCGCCGAGCAGGTCTCCACGAGCGGTGAGCACCTGGGCGAGCTCGGCCTGGAATCCGTACGGATCGGCGACGCCGACGTCATCCAGGCCGAAGGGGCCTGGGACTGGCTGCGCGATCTGCTCACCACCGGGACCTGCGCCCTCGCGCTCGGTCTCGGCGAGGGCGTGCTGAGCATGACCAGCGAATACACCGGCAAACGCGAGCAGTTCGGCTTCCCCGTCGCGACCTTCCAGGCGGTGGCCGTGCAGGCAGCCGACCGTTACATCGACCTGCGCGCCATGGAGGTCACCCTCTGGCAGGCCGCCTGGCGCATCAGCACCGGCGCGAGCGGCGCCCTGCCCGCCACGGGAGACGTCGCCGTCGCCAAGATCTGGGCGTCGGACGGCGTACGCAGAGTGGTGCAGACGGCGCAGCACCTGCACGGCGGCTTCGGATCCGACACCGACTACCCCCTGCACCG
- the paaC gene encoding 1,2-phenylacetyl-CoA epoxidase subunit PaaC — translation MTPPPAPTATAAALALGDDALVLSHRLGEWAGHAPVLEEEVALANIALDLLGQARVLLSLAGDEDELAYLREERAFRNLQLVEQPNGDFAHTIARQLYFSTYQTLLYGQLASGDSTFAPLAAKAVKEVAYHQDHAGQWTLRLGDGTAESHERMERGLDALWRFTGEMFQPVEGLDGAGGLDGADEGAGVDWQTLRTSWTASVTAVIEKATLTVPVGPQEGAWAAGAGRQGLHTESFGRMLAEMQHLHRSHPGASW, via the coding sequence GTGACCCCGCCGCCGGCCCCGACGGCCACCGCAGCCGCCCTCGCCCTGGGTGATGACGCGCTGGTGCTCTCGCACCGGCTGGGGGAGTGGGCGGGCCACGCGCCCGTCCTGGAGGAAGAGGTCGCCCTCGCGAACATCGCCCTCGACCTGCTCGGCCAGGCACGCGTCCTGCTCTCCCTGGCAGGGGACGAGGACGAACTGGCCTACCTGCGCGAGGAACGGGCCTTCCGCAACCTCCAGCTGGTCGAGCAGCCGAACGGCGATTTCGCCCACACCATCGCCCGCCAGCTCTACTTCTCCACGTACCAAACCCTGCTGTACGGCCAGTTGGCGAGCGGGGACTCCACGTTCGCCCCGCTGGCGGCGAAGGCGGTCAAGGAAGTCGCCTATCACCAGGACCACGCGGGGCAGTGGACGCTGCGGCTCGGTGACGGTACGGCGGAGAGCCATGAGCGGATGGAGCGCGGACTCGACGCGCTCTGGCGATTCACCGGTGAGATGTTCCAGCCGGTGGAAGGCCTCGACGGGGCGGGCGGGTTGGACGGGGCGGACGAAGGAGCGGGCGTCGACTGGCAGACCCTGCGCACGAGTTGGACCGCTTCGGTGACCGCCGTCATCGAGAAGGCGACTCTGACCGTGCCCGTCGGCCCCCAGGAAGGGGCCTGGGCCGCGGGCGCGGGACGCCAGGGCCTGCACACCGAATCCTTCGGGCGGATGCTCGCCGAGATGCAGCACCTGCACCGCAGCCACCCGGGGGCGTCATGGTGA
- the paaA gene encoding 1,2-phenylacetyl-CoA epoxidase subunit PaaA yields MATAAEHQTARSEPDRAAGDDARTAAHEAAFDAAVAADERIEPRDWMPDAYRASLVRQIAQHAHSEIIGMQPEANWITRAPSLRRKAILMAKVQDEAGHGLYLYSAAETLGTSRDELLDKLHSGRQKYSSIFNYPTLTWADVGAIGWLVDGAAITNQVPLCRCSYGPYARAMVRVCKEESFHQRQGYESLLALSRGTEAQHAMAQDAVDRWWWPSLMMFGPPDDESSHSEQSMTWKIKRHSNDELRQRFVDICVPQAESLGLTLPDPDLVWNEERGHHDFGPIDWTEFWAVLKGNGPCNEQRITQRRTAHEEGAWVREAAAAFAAKHGEAKA; encoded by the coding sequence ATGGCGACAGCAGCCGAGCATCAGACGGCCCGGTCCGAGCCGGACCGGGCAGCGGGCGATGACGCACGCACGGCGGCCCATGAAGCGGCCTTCGACGCCGCCGTCGCGGCCGACGAACGCATCGAGCCGCGGGACTGGATGCCCGACGCGTATCGCGCCTCGCTGGTCAGGCAAATAGCGCAGCACGCACACTCCGAGATCATCGGCATGCAGCCGGAAGCCAACTGGATCACGCGCGCCCCCTCCCTGCGGCGCAAGGCGATCCTGATGGCCAAGGTGCAGGACGAGGCCGGTCACGGCCTGTATCTGTACAGCGCCGCCGAGACCCTCGGCACCAGCCGCGACGAGCTGCTCGACAAGCTGCACTCGGGCCGCCAGAAGTACTCGTCGATCTTCAACTACCCCACCCTGACCTGGGCCGACGTGGGCGCGATCGGCTGGCTGGTGGACGGCGCCGCGATCACGAACCAAGTCCCTCTCTGCCGCTGTTCCTACGGCCCCTATGCCCGCGCCATGGTCCGCGTCTGCAAGGAGGAGTCGTTCCACCAGCGCCAGGGGTATGAATCCCTGCTCGCCCTCAGCCGGGGCACCGAGGCCCAGCACGCGATGGCGCAAGACGCGGTGGACCGCTGGTGGTGGCCCTCCCTGATGATGTTCGGCCCGCCCGACGACGAGTCGTCGCACTCCGAGCAGTCGATGACCTGGAAGATCAAGCGCCACTCGAACGACGAGCTGCGCCAGCGCTTCGTGGACATCTGCGTCCCCCAGGCCGAGTCCCTCGGTCTCACGCTCCCCGACCCGGACCTGGTGTGGAACGAGGAGCGAGGGCATCACGACTTCGGCCCGATCGACTGGACGGAGTTCTGGGCGGTCCTCAAGGGCAACGGCCCCTGCAACGAACAGCGGATCACGCAGCGCAGGACCGCGCATGAAGAAGGAGCCTGGGTGCGCGAGGCAGCAGCGGCGTTCGCCGCCAAGCACGGGGAGGCGAAGGCATGA
- a CDS encoding HTTM domain-containing protein — MNRFGSLLGRGMERVTASALGPYQTAVVRIGFAATWLLFLLRELPHRHELYGPESPWSWDMAQQLIAENDAFTALMWSDGRIWFEAVYVLAVLSSVLLMLGWRTRTMSVLFMIGVLSLQNRSIFMGDGGDNVIHLMATYLVFTRCGQVWSLDALRAARARAASVDQGTTPVDPARTAQPVDKAGPVLWWLLGLGLSLVTFMGELSGGWLLLFWGLWLAHGLWWAVGRRAPDGEARKLLDVIVKLAHNAALLVIMVEACLIYATAGWYKIQGSRWQDGTAIYYPLRLDYFSPWPALSDLLASHGLMVMLVTYGTVAVQVAFPFTLFNRRVKNVLLAAMIFEHAVIAVVLGLPFFSLAMIAADAVFLPTSFLRRVGGWTARARGALLSRFGRGGEVPGQRGADEEPAGEATEHARVGFPFMSGTYKR, encoded by the coding sequence ATGAACCGCTTCGGCTCCCTGCTCGGGCGCGGCATGGAACGGGTCACGGCGTCCGCTCTCGGCCCCTACCAGACCGCCGTGGTCCGCATCGGGTTCGCCGCCACCTGGCTGCTCTTCCTGCTGCGCGAACTCCCCCACCGCCATGAGCTGTACGGGCCCGAAAGCCCGTGGAGCTGGGACATGGCCCAGCAGCTCATCGCGGAGAACGACGCCTTCACGGCCCTGATGTGGTCCGACGGACGCATCTGGTTCGAGGCCGTGTACGTACTCGCCGTCCTGAGCAGCGTCCTGCTGATGCTCGGCTGGCGCACGCGCACGATGTCCGTGCTCTTCATGATCGGTGTGCTCTCGCTGCAGAACCGCTCCATCTTCATGGGCGACGGCGGCGACAACGTCATCCACCTCATGGCCACCTACCTGGTGTTCACGCGCTGTGGCCAGGTCTGGTCGCTGGACGCCCTGCGAGCGGCACGCGCGCGTGCCGCCTCCGTCGACCAAGGAACGACGCCGGTCGATCCGGCCAGGACGGCACAGCCCGTCGACAAGGCCGGGCCCGTGCTGTGGTGGCTCCTCGGGCTCGGCCTCTCCTTGGTGACGTTCATGGGGGAGCTCAGCGGTGGCTGGCTGCTGCTCTTCTGGGGTCTGTGGCTCGCGCACGGCCTGTGGTGGGCCGTCGGACGGCGCGCGCCCGACGGTGAGGCGCGCAAGCTGCTCGACGTCATCGTCAAGCTCGCGCACAACGCCGCGCTGCTGGTGATCATGGTCGAGGCGTGTCTGATCTATGCGACGGCCGGCTGGTACAAGATCCAGGGCAGCCGCTGGCAGGACGGCACGGCCATCTACTACCCGCTGCGTCTCGACTACTTCTCCCCCTGGCCCGCGCTCTCCGACCTGCTCGCCTCACACGGCCTCATGGTGATGCTGGTGACGTACGGGACGGTCGCCGTGCAGGTCGCCTTCCCCTTCACCCTCTTCAACAGGCGGGTTAAGAACGTCCTCCTGGCCGCCATGATCTTCGAGCACGCGGTCATCGCGGTCGTTCTCGGCCTGCCGTTCTTCTCGCTGGCGATGATCGCGGCCGATGCCGTGTTCCTGCCGACGTCATTCCTGCGCCGCGTCGGCGGATGGACGGCACGCGCGCGTGGAGCGCTGTTGTCGCGGTTTGGTCGGGGTGGCGAGGTGCCGGGGCAGCGCGGGGCGGACGAGGAGCCGGCCGGGGAAGCCACCGAGCACGCGCGCGTAGGCTTTCCGTTCATGAGCGGGACGTACAAGCGATGA
- a CDS encoding DUF5819 family protein — translation MDAKDNNANEPPPPSSESVTAPPPPRAGIAALSPRYQVVAALALALIAVTACVHVGMLFLHVAPANTMTKQHGQAVDDWIYPEFEQNWKLFAPNPMQQNIAVQARAEMRTDSGTTRTTGWYDLSARDGAAIDGNLLPSHTQQNELRRAWDFYVGAHDAQNRPRGLRGELSERYIRRIVMMRIDREEPLGKGATIDRVQVRSRTTNVPPPEWSDEKVSTKPVLRQLPWWSVAPDDMPLGEAWKSERDAR, via the coding sequence ATGGACGCGAAAGACAACAACGCGAACGAGCCGCCGCCCCCATCCTCGGAGTCCGTGACGGCCCCGCCCCCGCCCCGCGCCGGTATCGCAGCCCTCTCCCCGCGCTACCAGGTGGTCGCCGCGCTCGCGCTCGCGCTCATCGCCGTCACGGCCTGCGTCCACGTCGGGATGCTCTTTCTCCATGTCGCCCCCGCGAACACCATGACCAAGCAGCACGGGCAGGCCGTCGACGACTGGATCTATCCCGAGTTCGAGCAGAACTGGAAGCTCTTCGCCCCGAACCCGATGCAGCAGAACATCGCGGTGCAGGCCCGTGCCGAGATGCGCACGGACAGCGGAACGACCCGGACCACCGGCTGGTACGACCTCTCCGCGCGCGACGGCGCCGCCATCGACGGCAATCTGCTGCCCAGCCACACGCAGCAGAACGAACTGCGCAGGGCCTGGGACTTCTACGTCGGTGCTCATGACGCGCAGAATCGTCCCCGCGGTCTGCGCGGGGAGCTCTCGGAGCGCTACATCCGCCGCATCGTGATGATGCGCATCGATCGTGAGGAGCCACTCGGCAAGGGCGCCACCATCGACCGCGTCCAGGTCCGCTCCAGGACCACGAACGTGCCGCCCCCCGAGTGGAGCGATGAGAAGGTCTCGACGAAGCCGGTGCTCCGCCAGCTGCCGTGGTGGTCCGTGGCGCCCGACGACATGCCTCTGGGCGAGGCCTGGAAGTCCGAGAGGGATGCCCGATGA
- the paaB gene encoding 1,2-phenylacetyl-CoA epoxidase subunit PaaB: MSSSTDWPLWEVFVRSRRGLSHTHAGSLHAPDAEMALRNARDLYTRRSEGVSIWVVPSTQITASSPDEKDSFFEPAGDKPYRHPTFYDIPDGVKHL, encoded by the coding sequence ATGAGCAGCTCGACCGACTGGCCGCTGTGGGAGGTGTTCGTGCGCTCCCGCCGCGGGCTCTCCCACACTCACGCGGGCAGCCTGCACGCGCCGGACGCGGAAATGGCCCTGCGCAACGCCCGCGATCTGTACACCCGCAGAAGCGAAGGCGTCTCGATCTGGGTCGTGCCGTCCACACAGATCACCGCCTCCTCGCCCGACGAGAAGGACTCCTTCTTCGAACCGGCGGGCGACAAGCCCTACCGCCACCCGACCTTCTACGACATCCCGGACGGGGTGAAGCACCTGTGA
- a CDS encoding 2Fe-2S iron-sulfur cluster-binding protein, with translation MARFHQLRVAAVEQLTDDSVTLTFEVPPDLREEYHFVAGQHLAVRRFVDGTEIRRTYSICAPAPHPESPSEPRTLRVGVRFVEGGAFSTYALKEVAVGDVLDVMTPAGRFTLEPAPGRYAAVVGGSGITPVLSIVTTLLERDPQATFCLIRSDRTAASTMFLEEVADLKDRWPDRFQLVTVLSREEQQSGLDSGRLDEERLGRLLPALLPVDEVAGWFLCGPFGLVQGAEKTLRGLGVTRQRIHEEIFHVDGGLASPIPAATATAPAHSTVTVTLDGRSGTWPVQDGESLLDTVLRNRADAPYACKGGVCGTCRAFRVSGEVRMDRNFALEPEETEAGYVLACQSHPATATVELDFDR, from the coding sequence ATGGCCCGCTTCCACCAGCTCCGGGTAGCGGCGGTCGAGCAGCTCACCGACGACTCCGTGACGCTGACCTTCGAGGTGCCCCCCGACCTGCGCGAGGAGTACCACTTCGTGGCGGGCCAGCATCTCGCCGTCCGCCGCTTCGTCGACGGCACGGAAATCCGGCGTACGTACTCGATCTGCGCGCCCGCGCCCCACCCCGAGAGCCCCTCGGAGCCACGGACCCTGCGGGTCGGGGTGCGCTTCGTCGAAGGCGGCGCCTTCTCGACGTACGCCCTCAAGGAAGTCGCCGTCGGCGATGTTCTCGATGTGATGACCCCGGCCGGTCGCTTCACACTGGAGCCTGCGCCCGGGCGCTATGCGGCAGTCGTCGGCGGCAGCGGGATCACACCGGTGCTCTCCATCGTCACGACGCTCCTGGAGCGCGACCCGCAGGCCACGTTCTGCCTCATCCGGAGCGATCGCACCGCCGCGTCGACGATGTTCCTGGAGGAGGTCGCCGACCTCAAGGACCGCTGGCCGGACCGCTTCCAGCTGGTCACGGTGCTCTCCCGCGAGGAACAGCAGTCGGGGCTCGACTCCGGACGGCTCGACGAGGAGCGGCTGGGCAGACTGCTGCCCGCACTGCTGCCGGTCGATGAGGTCGCGGGCTGGTTCCTGTGCGGTCCGTTCGGTCTGGTGCAGGGTGCGGAGAAGACACTGCGCGGGCTAGGCGTGACGCGTCAGCGCATCCACGAGGAGATCTTCCACGTGGACGGCGGCCTCGCCTCTCCGATACCCGCCGCGACGGCGACCGCCCCCGCGCACAGCACCGTGACGGTGACGCTCGACGGCCGCTCCGGCACCTGGCCGGTCCAGGACGGGGAGTCCCTCCTCGACACCGTGCTGCGCAACCGCGCGGACGCGCCGTACGCCTGCAAGGGCGGGGTGTGCGGGACCTGCCGGGCCTTCCGGGTCTCGGGTGAGGTGCGGATGGACCGCAACTTCGCGCTGGAGCCGGAGGAGACCGAGGCGGGATATGTGCTCGCGTGTCAGTCCCATCCGGCCACGGCCACAGTGGAGTTGGACTTCGACCGCTGA
- a CDS encoding RNA methyltransferase, translated as MNATRRRDPDGAVRDWRTAAEASVLLDGFHAIKHALRFGALIPSALTSDRAAVHALADELAPDVKDVLDELLVQVPDSALRALVPRLHPTGVAALAVRPSRTANLDALARMPRAAPVVVLDDPRNLGNAGAVIRLAAGFGATGVVTTGTLDPWHPTVVRGGAGLHFATAVERVDVAELPPGPVFALDAEGEDIRGLKLPDDAVLAFGSERSGLSARLRERADHLVSLPMRPQVSSYNLATSVGMTLFHWSAGSAGRPPGTEA; from the coding sequence ATGAACGCGACGCGCCGGCGTGATCCGGACGGGGCCGTGCGTGACTGGCGGACGGCCGCCGAGGCCTCCGTGCTGCTCGACGGCTTCCACGCCATCAAGCACGCGCTGCGCTTCGGAGCGCTGATTCCCTCGGCACTGACGAGCGACAGGGCCGCTGTCCATGCCCTCGCCGACGAGCTCGCGCCCGACGTGAAGGATGTCCTGGACGAACTCCTCGTCCAAGTCCCGGACAGCGCTCTGCGCGCCCTTGTGCCGCGTCTGCATCCCACGGGCGTGGCCGCCCTCGCGGTACGCCCTTCCCGGACGGCCAACCTGGACGCGCTGGCCCGGATGCCGAGGGCCGCGCCGGTCGTCGTCCTCGACGACCCCCGCAATCTGGGCAACGCCGGGGCCGTCATCCGGCTCGCTGCGGGGTTCGGGGCGACGGGAGTCGTCACGACGGGCACGCTCGACCCCTGGCATCCCACGGTCGTACGCGGTGGCGCGGGCCTGCACTTCGCCACGGCCGTCGAGCGGGTGGACGTCGCCGAGCTGCCGCCGGGGCCCGTCTTCGCGCTCGACGCGGAAGGCGAGGACATCCGCGGTCTCAAGCTGCCGGACGATGCCGTACTGGCCTTCGGGTCGGAGCGCAGTGGCCTGTCCGCGCGGCTGCGGGAGCGCGCCGACCATCTGGTGTCGCTGCCGATGCGGCCCCAGGTCTCCAGCTACAACCTGGCCACCAGCGTCGGAATGACGCTCTTCCACTGGTCGGCGGGGTCGGCGGGCAGGCCTCCGGGCACGGAGGCCTGA
- the paaD gene encoding 1,2-phenylacetyl-CoA epoxidase subunit PaaD, producing the protein MVTTALEEELMALAGSVPDPELPVITLAELGVLRGVHVRGIGKVDVELTPTYTGCPAIETMIADIEQVLRERGMAEVSVRTVLSPAWSTDDISAEGRRKLAEFGIAPPRPHSADGPIPLTLSVRCPHCGSTDTELLSRFSSTACKALRRCAACREPFDHFKEL; encoded by the coding sequence ATGGTGACCACCGCCCTCGAAGAGGAACTCATGGCCCTCGCGGGCTCCGTGCCCGACCCGGAGCTACCGGTCATCACGCTGGCCGAGCTCGGAGTCCTGCGCGGCGTGCACGTCCGCGGCATCGGCAAGGTCGACGTCGAGCTGACCCCCACGTACACCGGCTGCCCGGCCATAGAGACCATGATCGCCGACATCGAGCAGGTCCTGCGTGAGCGCGGCATGGCGGAGGTCTCCGTGCGCACCGTGCTCTCCCCCGCCTGGTCGACGGACGACATCAGCGCCGAGGGCCGCCGCAAGCTCGCCGAGTTCGGCATCGCGCCCCCGCGCCCGCACAGCGCCGACGGACCGATACCCCTCACCCTCTCCGTCCGCTGCCCGCACTGCGGCTCGACCGACACCGAACTGCTCAGCCGTTTCTCGTCGACCGCCTGCAAGGCGCTGCGCAGGTGCGCCGCCTGCCGTGAACCGTTCGACCACTTCAAGGAGTTGTGA